A window of Limanda limanda chromosome 4, fLimLim1.1, whole genome shotgun sequence genomic DNA:
GCTAAAAATGGATGAGTTAAGAATTAAATCAAACACGCCTGTAACAATACAGTGTTTTGATTGGTCATATCATGCTTGGACTTCTATTGGTTTGGGGGATTTTGACaaggttttttttacagaaatgaCATAATCAACATTAGTAAATTATTGATATTTCTTAAATCTAACATATTATCACAGTCTTTACTAATATAAAATATCTTAATAATTTAGTTAAATTTAGATGACTACCTTTTATCCAGTGTGTGTTATGTTGCACCGGGATAAATAATTGAATTGCTGCTGTCACTGTATCCACAGTAGGTGACAGAGATACTGAAGTCTGTAGGTAAACCGGACTCGAGAGTATCACGTCATTGTTGGTTAATAGTTGCAGAAGTTAGGAGAGACACTTAAGACCCACATCACACCCACACTCACCTGTCCGTTCTTCTTCAGGTCAGCCCACATGCTCGTACCATCACCACCTCTCATCAGGACATGGTACGTGAAGTAGTAGATACCTGGCAGAGGGCAAGTGAACTTGCCAGTGCTTGGCTCATAGTAGTTCCCTACATTGGTCACTACGTCATCAAACTTTAGTATCTCACTCCCTTCGTGTTGTTTCCGGAGGCCTGCGTAGAAGGCTATTTTGGGGCTGTAGAATGAGGGGCCATAGCCACCGGGCCCGGGCCCTGGTGGACCAGGTGGGCCAGGCTTGCCAGGCTCTCCAGGGGGCCCCTTAGGACCTGCAGGGCCAGGTAGTCCAGGGGTCCCTCTGAACCCTTGTTTTCCCCTGCGGTTTGAGAAGTCTGGGGGCTGAGGGGAGACGGCTGTCAGCTCTCCCTGTGGGGGGGTGAAAGTGTCACACACCATCCTGCAGCTCCCGAGCATCTCGTATTGCGTGACCCCTCCTCCGGACCCTCCCCCTTTGGTGGTGTGGACCAAAAGGGGAATGGCCACCAGCAGAACCAGGACCATGGCCACGCCGACTCCAGCCCCGATGACACGTTTCTTGCGGCTGAGCCGGGAGGCGGCCAGCGTAAGAAAATCCTCCTCCCCCTTCGCTGGAATGGTTGTGCCGGCCAGGCTGAATGCTGGGTAGAAAGCAACTTGTGTGAAAGTTGAGggcagagaaaagacaaaggggaCTACTCTAGGATCAGGGCAGGCAAGTCTCAGACAGGAGCAGGGAAAAAATCAACAGTCTGAggaaaaaattacaaattcaATTTTCCATTTCTTGATGTTCAGGGCatctatttgtatttttttttatctttcagcTTCCTCTGGCTCAACGTGTCTGAGGGGCGTTCAACCTATCTAAAGATAATACATCACTCTGCAAGAGGATATATTTAAAGTTATTGGTCGAACATATGCATCTCGATTGAAATGTTAAGGTTTtggcagatttttttctttccagctCGTGGATTGTGGAAGCTCCAGTGAAAAGCTCACAGTTGCTCAGGCAGGGAGCTGTC
This region includes:
- the c1ql4b gene encoding complement C1q-like protein 4: MVLVLLVAIPLLVHTTKGGGSGGGVTQYEMLGSCRMVCDTFTPPQGELTAVSPQPPDFSNRRGKQGFRGTPGLPGPAGPKGPPGEPGKPGPPGPPGPGPGGYGPSFYSPKIAFYAGLRKQHEGSEILKFDDVVTNVGNYYEPSTGKFTCPLPGIYYFTYHVLMRGGDGTSMWADLKKNGQVRASAIAQDADQNYDYASNSVILHLDVGDEVCVQLDGGKVHGGNTNKYSTFSGFLIYPD